Proteins found in one Tsukamurella paurometabola DSM 20162 genomic segment:
- a CDS encoding MFS transporter: MSTTISGLSSRRKQLVLLTCSLSLLIVSMDATIVNVALPSIRTDMSATVQQLQWVVDVYTLTLAGLLVLAGAGADRFGRRRVFRIGLAAFAVGSLLCSLAPTVEVLIAARFTQAVGGSMLNPVAMSIITATFTGRVERARAIGVWGAVVGISTALGPLVGGVLIETLGWRSVFWINLPICTLALGLTFLVVPESRAARIRSIDPMGLVLAVAVVFSLVFGLIEEQPLVFLGTAAVLAAFVLHERRHPSPFLDLRFFRSIPFSAATLTAVCAFAGFGAFLFTMSIYLQDTRHLSAVQAGVMFLPMALAVLVCSPVSGRMVATFGARPSLVGAGVLMTTGAASLTAVHPGTPLPLIAFAFAVFGGGFGLVNAPITNSAVNGMPLDRAGAAAALASTSRQVGVSIGVALAGISAGAQLWWIIAGATTCVLALGVISTGPAAARSVERITPLLDDRRAADVR, from the coding sequence ATGTCTACAACGATCTCGGGGCTGAGTTCGCGGCGCAAGCAGCTGGTGCTGCTCACCTGCAGCCTCAGCCTCTTGATCGTCTCCATGGACGCGACCATCGTCAACGTCGCACTCCCGTCGATCCGCACCGACATGTCCGCCACCGTCCAACAACTCCAGTGGGTGGTCGACGTCTACACCCTGACCCTCGCCGGGCTGCTGGTCCTGGCCGGCGCCGGAGCCGACCGCTTCGGCCGCCGCCGGGTGTTCCGGATCGGCCTGGCGGCCTTCGCCGTCGGCTCTCTGCTGTGCAGCCTCGCCCCCACCGTCGAGGTGCTCATCGCCGCCCGATTCACCCAGGCCGTCGGCGGTTCCATGCTCAACCCGGTGGCCATGTCGATCATCACCGCCACCTTCACGGGCCGGGTGGAGCGCGCCCGGGCGATCGGCGTGTGGGGCGCCGTGGTCGGCATCTCCACCGCCCTGGGCCCGCTCGTCGGCGGTGTGCTGATCGAGACGCTCGGCTGGCGTTCGGTGTTCTGGATCAACCTCCCGATCTGCACGCTCGCGCTCGGACTGACCTTCCTGGTGGTCCCGGAATCGCGGGCCGCACGGATCCGGAGTATCGATCCGATGGGACTGGTCCTGGCGGTCGCGGTGGTATTCAGCCTGGTGTTCGGGCTGATCGAGGAGCAGCCGCTGGTATTCCTGGGCACCGCCGCGGTACTGGCCGCTTTCGTGCTGCACGAGCGCCGTCACCCCTCGCCCTTCCTCGACCTCCGGTTCTTCCGCAGCATCCCGTTCTCGGCGGCCACCCTCACCGCGGTCTGCGCGTTCGCCGGATTCGGCGCTTTCCTGTTCACCATGTCCATCTACCTGCAGGACACGCGGCACCTCTCCGCCGTCCAGGCCGGCGTGATGTTCCTCCCGATGGCGCTCGCGGTGCTCGTCTGCTCGCCGGTCTCCGGCCGGATGGTGGCGACTTTCGGCGCGCGACCGTCGCTGGTGGGCGCCGGAGTGCTGATGACGACCGGTGCCGCCTCCCTGACCGCTGTGCATCCCGGCACCCCGCTGCCCCTGATCGCGTTCGCATTCGCGGTCTTCGGCGGCGGATTCGGCCTGGTCAACGCACCGATCACGAATTCAGCGGTGAACGGCATGCCGCTCGATCGCGCCGGCGCCGCGGCTGCGCTCGCCTCCACCAGCCGCCAGGTCGGTGTGAGCATCGGCGTCGCCCTGGCCGGGATCTCCGCGGGCGCGCAGCTGTGGTGGATCATCGCCGGTGCCACCACCTGCGTCCTCGCACTCGGTGTGATCTCCACCGGCCCCGCCGCCGCGCGCTCCGTGGAGCGCATCACCCCGCTGCTCGACGACCGGCGGGCCGCCGATGTCCGCTGA
- a CDS encoding sucrase ferredoxin, with protein sequence MHQTPHCSDFVDEPLPGTATQELGWLCIENDAGWGRDPFSGENFASEVGAAIERFAEERDLRVLLIRRPGRAAGARAAHRVYVARSAAGETALRRYEVDEYAQIPSLPVDDPAAGEPAEPIALVCTNGKRDVCCAVRGRPLAAALAAGYAEPVVWECSHTGGHRFAPVLIVLPTGYTYGRVTEVEAREVFDAARDGVVATVGLRGRSSTPPVAQVAEVAVRESVPAFGPDLVRVTVESGDVPKHGAATGLATVRHRDGRVWRVAVAADELEPRIASCGKSPSPARAWRITEIVTEPVAADRNCHQFESHFDHD encoded by the coding sequence ATGCACCAGACTCCGCACTGCTCGGATTTCGTGGACGAGCCCCTGCCGGGCACTGCCACCCAGGAACTGGGATGGCTGTGCATCGAGAACGATGCAGGCTGGGGTCGTGATCCGTTCTCCGGGGAGAACTTCGCGTCCGAGGTGGGCGCGGCGATCGAGCGTTTCGCCGAGGAGCGGGACCTGCGCGTATTGCTCATCCGGCGTCCCGGGCGCGCGGCGGGCGCGCGCGCCGCGCACCGGGTCTACGTGGCCCGCAGTGCTGCGGGAGAAACGGCGCTGCGCAGGTACGAGGTGGATGAGTACGCGCAGATCCCCTCGCTGCCCGTGGATGATCCGGCCGCGGGCGAACCCGCCGAGCCGATCGCGCTGGTGTGCACCAACGGCAAACGCGATGTGTGCTGCGCCGTCCGCGGCCGCCCGCTGGCCGCAGCCCTTGCGGCGGGCTACGCCGAACCGGTGGTGTGGGAGTGCTCGCACACCGGCGGCCACCGATTCGCTCCCGTGCTCATCGTGCTCCCCACCGGCTACACCTACGGTCGAGTGACCGAGGTCGAGGCCAGAGAGGTCTTCGATGCTGCGAGGGACGGTGTGGTTGCGACGGTCGGGCTCCGCGGCCGCTCGTCGACGCCACCGGTGGCGCAGGTGGCCGAGGTTGCGGTGCGTGAGTCGGTCCCGGCGTTCGGTCCCGATCTGGTGCGGGTCACCGTCGAATCCGGGGACGTGCCGAAACACGGTGCGGCGACCGGTCTCGCCACGGTGCGTCATCGCGACGGAAGGGTGTGGCGGGTGGCGGTGGCGGCCGACGAACTGGAGCCCCGTATCGCCTCCTGTGGCAAGTCGCCCTCGCCCGCGCGTGCCTGGCGGATCACGGAGATCGTGACGGAACCGGTGGCAGCGGACAGAAACTGTCACCAATTCGAGTCACACTTCGACCATGACTGA
- a CDS encoding nitroreductase/quinone reductase family protein, translated as MTENAPEPGSYDDPQMPWNTLTEDTIGDWNAGVIAEFRANAGAVGGAYQGGTLILLTTTGARSGRPHTVPLGPLYRGEQMFVSSFIERAYPAWWHNAKKQPRVTVEIGDRTMAAVARVLEGDEYDEFAAWALADSPDLAAFQATIDRPIPLMTLAFDAGDS; from the coding sequence ATGACTGAGAACGCTCCTGAACCAGGCTCCTATGACGACCCGCAGATGCCCTGGAACACCCTGACCGAAGACACCATCGGCGACTGGAATGCCGGTGTGATCGCCGAGTTCCGCGCCAACGCGGGCGCGGTCGGCGGCGCGTACCAGGGTGGCACCCTGATCCTGCTGACCACCACCGGCGCCCGCTCCGGAAGGCCGCACACCGTTCCACTGGGCCCGCTGTACCGAGGTGAGCAGATGTTCGTCAGCTCGTTCATCGAGCGGGCGTATCCAGCGTGGTGGCACAACGCGAAGAAACAACCGCGGGTCACCGTCGAGATCGGTGACCGCACGATGGCCGCCGTGGCGCGGGTGCTCGAGGGTGACGAGTACGACGAGTTCGCGGCGTGGGCGTTGGCCGACAGCCCCGATCTCGCGGCGTTCCAGGCGACCATCGACCGCCCGATCCCGCTCATGACCCTGGCCTTCGATGCGGGCGATTCGTGA
- a CDS encoding PadR family transcriptional regulator — translation MLSGSPKRLTPLGIAALALLTEREMHPYEMFQTLAARRTDTVVKLRPGSLYHTVNRLAEKGFVESVGTEREGNRPERTTYRITRAGRFVLREELGEALATPAREYPAFPLALSEAHNLPADDVAAHLRSRIAVLQREAASLRAILAELTDHPRVVLIEVEYLATMREAEIAWLTELVDDVDTGTLEWKVTCDDD, via the coding sequence GTGCTCAGCGGTTCCCCCAAGCGGCTCACCCCGCTCGGTATCGCGGCGCTCGCGCTGCTCACCGAGCGGGAGATGCACCCCTACGAGATGTTCCAGACCCTGGCGGCGCGGCGCACCGATACAGTGGTCAAGCTCCGGCCTGGATCGCTCTATCACACTGTGAACCGGTTGGCGGAGAAGGGATTCGTGGAATCGGTGGGCACCGAGCGCGAGGGCAACCGGCCCGAGCGCACCACCTACCGGATCACCCGCGCCGGGCGATTCGTGCTGCGGGAGGAACTGGGCGAGGCCTTGGCGACGCCCGCGCGGGAGTATCCGGCGTTCCCGCTGGCGCTCTCCGAGGCGCACAACCTACCCGCGGACGACGTGGCAGCGCACTTACGTAGTCGCATCGCCGTCCTCCAGCGCGAGGCCGCGTCACTGCGCGCGATCCTGGCCGAGCTGACCGATCACCCTCGGGTGGTCCTCATCGAGGTCGAATACCTCGCCACGATGCGCGAGGCGGAGATCGCCTGGCTCACCGAACTCGTCGACGATGTCGACACCGGAACCCTGGAATGGAAGGTCACTTGTGACGACGACTGA
- a CDS encoding DHA2 family efflux MFS transporter permease subunit, whose protein sequence is MVIGFFMILVDSTIVSVATDSIMVGLGTDLNSVVWVTSAYLLAYVVPLLVAGRLGDMYGPKNLYLIGLVIFTAASAWCGLSGTAGMLIAARVVQGFGAALMTPQTMAVITRTFPADKRGSAMALWGSVAGVAILVGPLAGGVLVDRLGWEWVFFVNVPVGVIAFLLAVRLVPSLPTHKHRFDIPGIVLSAAGLFLLTFGLQEGQKYDWGTIWHLGPVPIGVWTLIIAGLVLLAVFVWWQGRAPEPLMSLTLFKDRNFSLANVAIATMGFSVTGMSIPLMLFAQKSMGLTPTRSALLLIPLAVISGGLAPLSGKLIDQVHPRYLAGFGFAANSIALFWLGAVASPTTPVVGILAPIALMGVGNAFIWGPLATTANRNLPLALAGAGSGVYNMTRQVGAVLGSASVGVLMQNQIQAKLTPVFPPGQAPSQDAISGSVGPLPDFLKGPFADAMGNSIYLPATALIFGFIAVLCFATPVHLRKDQPSTSA, encoded by the coding sequence ATGGTGATCGGGTTCTTCATGATCCTGGTCGACTCGACCATCGTGTCGGTGGCGACCGACTCGATCATGGTGGGCTTGGGCACCGATCTCAACAGCGTGGTGTGGGTGACCAGCGCCTACCTGCTGGCGTACGTGGTGCCGCTACTCGTAGCCGGCCGCCTGGGCGATATGTACGGGCCGAAGAACCTGTACCTGATCGGCCTGGTGATCTTCACCGCGGCATCGGCCTGGTGCGGCCTGTCGGGCACCGCCGGGATGCTGATCGCCGCCCGCGTGGTGCAGGGCTTCGGCGCCGCATTGATGACGCCGCAGACGATGGCCGTGATCACCCGGACCTTCCCCGCGGACAAGCGCGGGAGCGCGATGGCGCTGTGGGGTTCGGTGGCCGGTGTCGCGATTCTGGTGGGCCCGCTCGCCGGAGGTGTGCTCGTCGATCGCCTGGGCTGGGAATGGGTGTTCTTCGTGAACGTTCCGGTCGGCGTGATCGCCTTCCTGCTCGCCGTGCGCCTGGTGCCCTCGTTGCCGACGCACAAGCACCGCTTCGACATTCCGGGCATCGTGCTCAGTGCCGCCGGACTGTTCCTGCTCACGTTCGGCCTGCAGGAGGGGCAGAAGTACGACTGGGGCACCATCTGGCACCTGGGACCGGTACCGATCGGCGTGTGGACCCTGATCATCGCGGGACTCGTCCTGCTGGCGGTGTTCGTCTGGTGGCAGGGGAGGGCTCCCGAGCCGTTGATGTCCCTGACGCTGTTCAAGGACCGCAATTTCTCCCTCGCCAATGTCGCCATCGCCACCATGGGATTCTCCGTGACCGGTATGTCGATTCCGCTGATGCTCTTCGCGCAGAAGTCGATGGGGCTCACCCCCACCCGGTCGGCGCTGCTGCTGATTCCCCTGGCCGTGATCTCGGGTGGCCTGGCGCCCCTGTCCGGCAAGCTGATCGACCAGGTGCACCCGCGGTACCTGGCGGGCTTCGGCTTCGCCGCCAACTCGATCGCACTGTTCTGGCTCGGCGCCGTGGCCTCGCCGACGACGCCCGTCGTAGGGATCCTCGCGCCGATCGCGCTCATGGGCGTGGGTAATGCCTTCATCTGGGGCCCGCTCGCGACCACCGCCAACCGCAATCTGCCCCTTGCTCTGGCGGGCGCCGGATCGGGCGTGTACAACATGACCCGTCAGGTGGGCGCGGTGCTCGGCAGTGCCTCGGTCGGGGTGCTCATGCAGAACCAGATCCAGGCCAAGCTCACTCCGGTCTTCCCGCCCGGGCAGGCGCCGTCGCAGGACGCGATAAGCGGCTCGGTGGGACCGTTGCCCGATTTCCTCAAGGGACCCTTCGCCGATGCGATGGGCAACAGCATCTATCTCCCGGCGACGGCGCTCATCTTCGGCTTCATCGCCGTGCTCTGCTTCGCCACCCCGGTGCATCTGAGGAAGGATCAGCCCTCGACCTCGGCATGA
- a CDS encoding ABC transporter permease: MTTHAVSDTHALLGRSLKHITRSADTIITTALTPIAMMLLFVYVFGGAIKTSTGEANYVNYLLPGILLMAIASGIAYTALRMFNDMHGGIFERFQSMPIARSSVLWAHVLTSMVANAITVAIIIGVALLMGFRSSAGPLAWLGVFGILALFTLALTWIAVIAGLSAKTVDGASGFSYPLIFLPFISSAFVPTDTMPGPVRAFAENQPVTSIVNTISALLAERPVVTSDLVSALAWCTGILVLAYAAAMLVYRRKIS, encoded by the coding sequence ATGACCACCCACGCAGTCTCCGATACCCATGCCCTGCTGGGACGCTCGCTCAAACACATCACCCGGAGCGCGGACACCATCATCACCACCGCGCTCACCCCGATCGCGATGATGCTGCTGTTCGTGTACGTGTTCGGCGGAGCGATCAAGACCAGCACGGGCGAGGCCAACTACGTCAATTACCTGCTGCCCGGCATCCTGCTCATGGCCATCGCCTCGGGTATCGCCTACACCGCACTGCGCATGTTCAACGATATGCACGGCGGCATCTTTGAACGCTTCCAGTCGATGCCGATCGCCCGCTCGTCGGTGCTGTGGGCGCACGTGCTCACATCGATGGTGGCCAACGCCATCACGGTGGCGATCATCATCGGCGTCGCCCTGCTCATGGGCTTCCGTTCGTCCGCCGGTCCGCTGGCATGGCTCGGGGTGTTCGGCATCCTCGCGCTGTTCACGCTGGCGCTCACCTGGATCGCGGTGATCGCCGGTCTGTCGGCGAAGACCGTCGACGGGGCCAGCGGCTTCTCCTACCCGCTGATCTTCCTGCCCTTCATCAGCTCCGCGTTCGTGCCGACCGACACGATGCCCGGCCCGGTGCGCGCCTTCGCCGAGAACCAGCCGGTCACTTCGATCGTGAACACGATCTCCGCGCTGCTCGCCGAACGGCCGGTGGTGACCTCCGATCTGGTATCGGCTCTGGCCTGGTGCACCGGCATCCTGGTGCTGGCCTACGCCGCCGCCATGCTGGTCTACCGCCGCAAGATCAGCTGA
- a CDS encoding ABC transporter ATP-binding protein, whose product MTMTTTDTAIAVRGIEKSYKDLQVLRGVDFDVAAGSIFALLGSNGAGKTTLVRILSTLLHPDAGTAVVHGYDVRDEPQLVRESISLTGQFAAVDEVLSGRENLILIARLRHETDPEAVADDLLDRFRLTEAGGRKVATYSGGMRRRLDIAMSLIGNPAVIFLDEPTTGLDPEARIDVWEVVQGLAARGTTVLLTTQYLEEAEQLADRIAILRDGTIIANGTLAELKRLLPPAKVEYVEKQPSLEEIFLALTGAVTPPRPESEEPS is encoded by the coding sequence ATGACCATGACTACGACCGACACCGCGATCGCGGTGCGCGGCATCGAGAAGTCGTACAAAGACCTCCAGGTACTGCGAGGCGTCGACTTCGACGTCGCGGCCGGCAGCATCTTCGCCCTGCTGGGTTCCAACGGCGCCGGCAAGACCACGCTGGTGCGCATCCTGTCCACCCTGCTGCACCCCGACGCCGGCACTGCCGTCGTCCACGGCTACGACGTGCGCGACGAGCCGCAGCTGGTCCGCGAATCCATCAGCCTCACCGGACAGTTCGCCGCGGTCGACGAGGTGCTCAGCGGCAGGGAGAATCTGATCCTGATAGCCCGGCTGCGGCACGAGACCGACCCCGAGGCGGTGGCGGACGATCTGCTCGACCGGTTCCGCCTCACCGAGGCCGGCGGCCGCAAGGTCGCGACCTATTCCGGCGGTATGCGGCGGCGGCTCGACATCGCGATGAGCCTGATCGGGAATCCGGCGGTGATCTTCCTCGACGAGCCCACTACCGGCCTCGACCCCGAGGCGCGCATCGACGTCTGGGAGGTGGTGCAGGGCTTGGCCGCTCGCGGCACCACGGTGCTGCTCACCACCCAGTACCTAGAGGAGGCGGAACAGCTCGCCGATCGCATCGCCATCCTGCGTGACGGCACCATCATCGCCAACGGCACGCTCGCGGAGCTCAAGCGCCTGCTGCCGCCCGCGAAGGTCGAGTACGTCGAGAAACAGCCCTCGCTCGAAGAGATCTTCCTGGCGCTCACCGGTGCCGTCACCCCGCCCCGCCCCGAATCCGAGGAACCGTCATGA
- a CDS encoding DUF4097 family beta strand repeat-containing protein has translation MPTFDTPSPIDLAVNLQVGDLEVIAGDRTDTVVTISPTSASKSADRRAAEVTRVEFDGARLTVVGPKPKFSLFGPSESVDVRVELPTGSRLTAEVAYGGTHSTGRLGATRIKNPGGLVELGDTGDLWVRAGHGNATVGDVAGSAEVTADHGQIRAGRIDGDARLKASHGSVRVEETGGAVEANLSYGDLDITRSLGSVAAKTAYGSITLQEVVSGAVEVESGYGQITVGVSAGTPAWLDLSSKEGRVRNELDGDDAPSDTENSVSVKARTNYGDIAIRRAR, from the coding sequence ATGCCTACATTCGACACCCCGTCGCCCATCGACCTCGCCGTCAACCTCCAGGTCGGCGATCTCGAGGTGATCGCCGGCGACCGCACCGACACCGTCGTCACGATCTCCCCCACATCTGCGTCCAAGAGCGCCGACCGGCGCGCCGCCGAGGTCACCCGCGTGGAGTTCGACGGTGCCCGGCTCACCGTGGTGGGCCCTAAGCCGAAGTTCAGCCTGTTCGGCCCGTCCGAGTCCGTCGACGTGCGCGTCGAACTCCCGACGGGATCACGACTCACCGCCGAGGTGGCCTACGGCGGGACGCACAGCACGGGCCGACTCGGCGCCACGCGCATCAAGAACCCCGGTGGCCTCGTCGAACTCGGCGACACCGGCGACCTCTGGGTGCGAGCGGGGCACGGCAACGCCACGGTGGGCGATGTCGCCGGCTCCGCCGAGGTGACCGCCGATCACGGACAGATCCGGGCCGGCCGGATCGACGGAGACGCCCGCCTCAAGGCTTCACACGGCAGCGTCCGGGTGGAGGAGACCGGCGGCGCCGTCGAGGCCAACCTCTCGTACGGCGACCTCGATATCACGCGCTCCCTCGGTTCCGTCGCCGCGAAGACCGCCTACGGCTCGATCACGCTGCAGGAGGTGGTCTCCGGGGCCGTCGAGGTGGAGAGCGGCTACGGCCAGATCACGGTGGGGGTGAGCGCCGGTACCCCCGCCTGGCTCGACCTCAGCTCCAAGGAGGGGCGGGTCCGCAACGAGCTCGACGGCGACGATGCACCGTCGGACACCGAGAACTCCGTGTCCGTCAAGGCTCGGACCAACTACGGCGACATCGCCATCCGGCGCGCCCGCTGA
- a CDS encoding toxin-antitoxin system HicB family antitoxin, producing MDLTPYVTELQRQLAGPAERELADAADNGLDDPREAAQRLAASVDAAARLVLLDALSAAAGAITRDLAPGSVDLRLRGREVDFVVTQAPAETDSPEAAPAVDIDDTSTARTTLRLPDALKARVDEAAAADGLSVNTWLVRAIAAAVSPKQRRSSPRALRTGDDFAGWAR from the coding sequence ATGGACCTCACGCCCTACGTCACCGAACTCCAGCGACAGCTGGCCGGCCCGGCCGAGCGCGAACTGGCCGACGCCGCCGACAACGGACTCGACGATCCGCGCGAGGCGGCCCAGCGACTCGCCGCCAGTGTCGACGCCGCCGCCCGCCTGGTACTGCTCGACGCGCTGTCGGCGGCGGCCGGGGCGATCACCCGCGACCTCGCGCCCGGCTCCGTCGATCTACGACTGCGCGGCCGCGAGGTGGACTTCGTCGTCACCCAGGCGCCCGCCGAGACGGATTCACCCGAGGCGGCCCCCGCGGTCGACATCGACGACACCAGCACCGCGCGCACCACTCTCCGTCTGCCCGACGCGCTCAAGGCACGGGTCGATGAAGCCGCGGCGGCCGACGGCCTGTCGGTGAATACCTGGCTGGTTCGTGCGATCGCGGCGGCCGTCTCCCCCAAACAGCGACGCTCCTCGCCGCGCGCATTGCGTACCGGCGACGATTTCGCCGGCTGGGCGAGGTAA
- a CDS encoding SGNH/GDSL hydrolase family protein translates to MTTPIDASVLRGHLDLERTPRGLVPHRLPPAARRRIPDERLASAQAQPSGMRLVFRTAATTLELETIPTKRVYAGLPPRPDGVYDLLVDGRLIAQTTVPGGDLDTVVDMTTQETVVTEGTSGTARFDDLPPGEKRVEIWLPHNEAARLIALRSDAPIAPIADDARRVWLHHGSSISHGSNATHPTGTWPAIAATARGVDLINLGFGGSALLDPFTARTMRDTPADLLSIKIGINIANGDVMRLRAFTAAMHGFLDTVRDGHPTTPLLVISPILCPIQEHTPGPVMPVPTRSGLRFEATGDPADVRFGRLTLTVIRDELARIVTDRAAEDANLHLLDGRALYGPDDHARLPLPDALHPDGTTHRLIGERFSDLAFGHGGAFHQ, encoded by the coding sequence ATGACCACCCCGATCGACGCGAGCGTGCTGCGCGGCCACCTCGACCTCGAACGCACCCCGCGCGGACTCGTCCCCCACCGGCTTCCGCCTGCCGCGCGGCGCCGGATCCCGGACGAACGCCTCGCATCGGCGCAGGCGCAGCCCTCGGGAATGCGATTGGTGTTCCGCACCGCGGCAACGACACTCGAGCTCGAGACCATCCCCACCAAACGGGTCTACGCGGGTCTCCCGCCACGTCCCGACGGGGTGTACGACCTGCTGGTCGACGGCCGGCTGATCGCCCAGACGACGGTGCCCGGCGGCGATCTCGACACCGTGGTCGACATGACGACCCAGGAGACCGTCGTCACGGAGGGTACCTCGGGCACGGCCCGATTCGACGACCTGCCACCGGGCGAGAAGCGGGTGGAGATCTGGCTTCCGCACAACGAAGCCGCCCGGTTGATCGCACTGCGTTCCGATGCCCCCATCGCGCCGATCGCCGACGACGCGCGCCGGGTCTGGTTGCACCACGGCAGCTCGATCAGCCACGGCTCCAATGCCACCCATCCCACGGGCACCTGGCCCGCGATCGCGGCCACCGCGCGCGGCGTCGACCTGATCAATCTCGGCTTCGGCGGCAGCGCGCTCCTCGATCCGTTCACGGCGCGCACGATGCGGGATACCCCGGCCGATCTGCTGAGCATCAAGATCGGCATCAACATCGCCAACGGCGACGTGATGCGGTTACGCGCGTTCACCGCGGCGATGCACGGCTTCCTCGACACCGTCCGGGACGGCCATCCCACCACGCCGCTCCTCGTGATCTCCCCCATCCTGTGCCCCATTCAAGAACACACCCCGGGCCCCGTGATGCCGGTCCCCACACGGAGCGGTCTCCGCTTCGAGGCGACGGGCGATCCGGCGGACGTGCGTTTCGGACGGCTCACCCTCACGGTGATTCGGGACGAACTCGCGCGGATCGTCACGGATCGGGCTGCCGAGGACGCGAACCTGCACCTGCTCGACGGCCGTGCCCTGTACGGGCCGGACGACCACGCCCGACTCCCGCTGCCCGATGCACTGCATCCCGACGGCACCACGCACCGATTGATCGGTGAACGGTTCAGCGATCTCGCATTCGGCCACGGCGGCGCATTCCATCAGTGA
- a CDS encoding succinate dehydrogenase iron-sulfur subunit — protein MTATAEFTSSTVNPPVPPGSTMVTIKVYRFNPEDPDAAGWQSYKVPALPSDRFLNLLLYIKGYLDGTLTFRRSCAHGVCGSDAMRINGVNRLACKMLMKDFLQEGKEVTITVEPIRGLPVEKDLVVDMEPFFDAFRAVKPYLITSGNEPTRERIQSPTDRERFDDTTKCILCACCTTSCPVYWMDGSYFGPAAIVNAHRFIFDSRDEGAAERLDILNDVDGVWRCRTTFNCTDACPRGIQVTKAIQEVKRALLFSR, from the coding sequence ATGACCGCTACCGCTGAATTCACGTCATCGACCGTCAACCCCCCGGTTCCGCCCGGCTCGACCATGGTCACGATCAAGGTCTACCGGTTCAACCCGGAAGATCCGGATGCCGCCGGCTGGCAGAGCTACAAGGTTCCTGCGCTGCCCTCGGACCGCTTCCTGAACCTGCTGCTGTACATCAAGGGCTACCTCGACGGCACCCTCACCTTCCGCCGCTCCTGCGCCCACGGCGTGTGCGGCAGCGACGCCATGCGGATCAACGGTGTGAACCGACTGGCCTGCAAGATGCTGATGAAGGACTTCCTCCAGGAGGGCAAGGAGGTCACCATCACGGTCGAGCCCATCCGCGGCCTGCCCGTGGAGAAGGACCTCGTGGTCGACATGGAGCCCTTCTTCGACGCCTTCCGCGCCGTGAAGCCCTACCTGATCACCTCGGGCAACGAGCCCACGCGCGAGCGGATCCAGTCGCCCACCGACCGTGAGCGTTTCGACGACACCACCAAGTGCATCCTGTGCGCCTGCTGTACCACCAGTTGTCCGGTGTACTGGATGGACGGCTCGTACTTCGGCCCGGCCGCGATCGTGAACGCGCACCGGTTCATCTTCGACAGCCGCGACGAAGGTGCCGCTGAGCGCCTGGACATCCTCAACGACGTCGACGGCGTGTGGCGTTGCCGCACCACCTTCAACTGCACCGATGCGTGCCCCCGTGGCATCCAGGTGACGAAGGCCATCCAGGAGGTCAAGCGCGCCCTCCTGTTCAGCCGCTAG